Proteins encoded together in one Telopea speciosissima isolate NSW1024214 ecotype Mountain lineage chromosome 4, Tspe_v1, whole genome shotgun sequence window:
- the LOC122659760 gene encoding transcription factor bHLH35-like isoform X2, whose translation MQSIDEDYNLYWETKMFLQNEEFDSWGFDEAMSSYYDSSSPDGTASASSSSAKNILSERNRRKKLNERLFALRSVVPNISKMDKASIIKDAIGYIQELQEQERRIKAEITELESGKLKKNYHSTDSEIQNSVRSRTKKKRIDQNNGSGGSRSSLIELLELRVSYIRERTLVVSLTCGKKTDTIVKLCEVFESLKLRIITATITAFPGRFLKTVVVEADEEEKDRLKIKIEMAIAALSEPQSPMSL comes from the exons atgcaGAGCATTGACGAGGATTACAATCTGTATTGGGAAACTAAGATGTTCTTACAGAATGAAGAATTTGACAG TTGGGGATTCGACGAAGCGATGTCCAGTTACTATGATTCAAGCTCTCCAGATGGAACGGCGTCGGCGTCTTCGTCTTCGGCAAAGAATATTTTGTCGGAAAGGAATCGGAGGAAGAAGCTCAATGAGAGGCTCTTTGCCCTTAGATCAGTTGTCCCCAACATTAGTAAG ATGGACAAGGCATCGATAATTAAAGACGCAATCGGATACATTCAAGAACTGCAAGAACAAGAGAGGAGAATCAAAGCTGAGATAACAGAGCTTGAATCaggaaaattgaagaagaactATCACAGTACTGATTCCGAAATCCAAAATTCTGTTCGTTCGAGaacgaaaaagaagagaattgatCAGAATAATGGCTCTGGAGGATCAAGAAGTTCCTTAATTGAGCTCTTGGAG CTAAGGGTTTCTTACATTCGGGAGAGGACATTGGTTGTGAGCTTAACGTGTGGGAAGAAAACAGATACAATTGTGAAGCTTTGTGAGGTTTTCGAGTCACTGAAGCTTAGAATCATAACAGCCACCATCACTGCCTTTCCTGGTAGATTCTTGAAGACGGTAGTCGTTGAG gccgatgaggaggagaaagatcgCCTAAAGATAAAGATCGAAATGGCCATCGCAGCTCTTAGTGAACCACAAAGCCCTATGAGTCTTTAG
- the LOC122659760 gene encoding transcription factor bHLH35-like isoform X1, whose protein sequence is MQSIDEDYNLYWETKMFLQNEEFDSSWGFDEAMSSYYDSSSPDGTASASSSSAKNILSERNRRKKLNERLFALRSVVPNISKMDKASIIKDAIGYIQELQEQERRIKAEITELESGKLKKNYHSTDSEIQNSVRSRTKKKRIDQNNGSGGSRSSLIELLELRVSYIRERTLVVSLTCGKKTDTIVKLCEVFESLKLRIITATITAFPGRFLKTVVVEADEEEKDRLKIKIEMAIAALSEPQSPMSL, encoded by the exons atgcaGAGCATTGACGAGGATTACAATCTGTATTGGGAAACTAAGATGTTCTTACAGAATGAAGAATTTGACAG CAGTTGGGGATTCGACGAAGCGATGTCCAGTTACTATGATTCAAGCTCTCCAGATGGAACGGCGTCGGCGTCTTCGTCTTCGGCAAAGAATATTTTGTCGGAAAGGAATCGGAGGAAGAAGCTCAATGAGAGGCTCTTTGCCCTTAGATCAGTTGTCCCCAACATTAGTAAG ATGGACAAGGCATCGATAATTAAAGACGCAATCGGATACATTCAAGAACTGCAAGAACAAGAGAGGAGAATCAAAGCTGAGATAACAGAGCTTGAATCaggaaaattgaagaagaactATCACAGTACTGATTCCGAAATCCAAAATTCTGTTCGTTCGAGaacgaaaaagaagagaattgatCAGAATAATGGCTCTGGAGGATCAAGAAGTTCCTTAATTGAGCTCTTGGAG CTAAGGGTTTCTTACATTCGGGAGAGGACATTGGTTGTGAGCTTAACGTGTGGGAAGAAAACAGATACAATTGTGAAGCTTTGTGAGGTTTTCGAGTCACTGAAGCTTAGAATCATAACAGCCACCATCACTGCCTTTCCTGGTAGATTCTTGAAGACGGTAGTCGTTGAG gccgatgaggaggagaaagatcgCCTAAAGATAAAGATCGAAATGGCCATCGCAGCTCTTAGTGAACCACAAAGCCCTATGAGTCTTTAG